The segment atgtgcacccatatatatatatatatatatatatatatatataaatatatacaaagccATCGCACCAAGTGCTCAGGCCTATCTCATAAAAGAaggctccccccccaccccacgacAAAAGGAGATAGAagcgttcatccattcaactaacAACTTCAGCACCGCAATGTCGCCGGGAGAGATGAATAATAAAGTGGGAAAATACAGTGGTCATTTTATATAAATGTCTCTGcactagatggctctgctaatgcttagccacaaggaagtcaataagtagaccttgtgaccttacctgatttcactttttcttAAATTGGTTGGAAAAACGTatgttttactagtgctatgaatatcgatagttatttttattataaacattataattactgtaatgtaataaacattagaaacatcaaaataagatgacgtaaattattttcgtaaatcaaagagaagggtaaacggttgagacaggcaatactcgtaattggataattggtgacttagtacaagtgtagctatctatgtctaaaaacaattaaacaggtaacgtacacgtcatacccgtcggcattgggttaatatgccctgaagaagcaatgaaACGAAAACGTCTTcgggtatattcgtgtgttttcttgttctctttttcgttgttctatttgtaatttggagaggaaactaataagtgctcagagagggatggaaaggctgATGCTGGGTAATAgcataagagatcggatgagggcgacgtggatcgggGAATAGACAAAGGtgaaagatatacttgggagtatcaaaaagaagaaatggcaatgggcaagtcGGAgataggacgacagatggacaaagacgGTAACAGACTTGGTTATAACAcagagaggccaagggccagaccaatgaaaagatggcgtgacgaaataacgaaatatgggggccaagacAGTGGATTgatacaatgatggtgatgatgacatatatattaaatatgtatatttatgcatatatgtatatgtgtgtgtgtatatgtgcgtacacacacacacacacacacacacacacacacacacacacacacacacacacacatatatatatatatatatatatatatatatatatatatatataagtgtctatgTACATTGTTCGGCATCAAGGACATTCTGAGTGAGGGATTTCGCCCCAGGGAACAACCACGTCCGCGATAGCGCGCTGTTGCCGATTTATCGGTTCATGATCATCTATTTTCTCTTTAGTGTAAACAAATGACGAAGAGTATGATTTCAAACTCAAAATGTCCAGTCTACCATTGTCGACCAATGTTATGTAATGAGAATATCAACTTACATACCTCGATAACAAATATCGTTGGAGGAAAATGATGGAGGAAAAGGCGCGTGTTTTTCGCCTCTCGGCCGCCTCGCTCTTTCCAGAGCAGCAGTCGCCGCTGAGGAGGAGCCGATCAGCTCggacgccgctgccgccgccgtcaTGCTGCGAGGTGAGGGTGCTACGTTTGATGAAttaaagtgggagaaggaggattcCTTAGCAAACGGCGCGCGTGGAAAGAGGTCAAGCAGCCGCTCCAATGCGAAGCACAGGGCGGTGTTCGCCGTCCTTTTCTGCCTTCTGCTTGCGTACTCCGCTTACGCCACGCTGCTGCTGTACAGGTATGTTTACTGAAGGAACCATCCTTTATGATAGGCGGGAACAAATCAACTTCTTCATTTGTTCAACAACACACATAAAGGAATACTTAGTCACTgaccctcctcacacacacacgcgcgcgagcaagcgcgaacatacacatatattaatatgtatacataaatatatacatactcatatatatacatacatacatacatatatatatatatatatatatatatatatatatatatatatatataattatatatatatgcacacacgcacacacaaacacatatatctatatacacgcacacacgcacacatatatgaatatatatatatatatatatatatatatatatatatatatctgtatgtgtgtgtatgtctgtatatgtgtattcacatatgtgtatatatatattcatattcatacatacatacatgaatatatatatttatttatatctatctttctatctatccacgtgtgtgtgtgtgtgtgtgtttgtgtgtgtgtgtgtgtgtgtgtgtgtgcgtgcgtgcgtgtgtgtgtgtgtgtgtgtgtgtgtgtgtgtgcgtgcgtgtgcgtatgtgtgtgtgtgtgtgtgtgtgtagaggcccGAATGTTGGGCCCTGGTAgcggcgagcttagggtgtaaggtagacaaccaagatgtcttgactacTTTATTGTATAGTACTGATGGAGTGCGGCTGTGCCGGCGAGGTGTTGTTCCTTGGCTCCTAGCAGAGAGTTTGCCTGTCATCTCTTACAGCGGTcaaaagatgggtataaatcacctGTTTAGTATGTGACAATCGGTGCCGAAGAAAGGTACTGTTACGACAATGCATAGCTGTTACAGAAAGGGATAGGCAaagcattggaatgtctagtggagtaagaagagataaatattcagttaaagcaatgatcataagtaaatacatatgtatatgtatgtgtgaagatgcATATGTAACAAACATGTAAAGAATATAGGAATATGATATAGAAATAACtaggttacaatatatatatacacacacatatatatatatatatatatatataaatgtgtgtgtgtgtgtgtgtgtgtgtgtgtgtgtgtgtgtgtgtgtgtgtgtgtatgtgtgcatatatatatatacatatatatatatatatatatatatatatattcacacacacacacacacacacacacacacacacacacacacacacatatatatatatatatatatatttatttatttatatttatctacacacacatacagtatctatatatatataaatatatatatatatatatatatatatatatatgtatgtgtgtgtgtgtgtatttgtgtgtttatgtatgtatgtgttagtgtgtgtgcgtgaatgttttGTGGGCATTAATCCATACGCACATCACCCACGCGCGCGTGACGGGCAGAGCCTATTATGCCATAGTCGacttcgactgatggtggccttcaatatatatatatatatatatatatatatatatatatattgagagagagagagagagagagagagagagagagagaggagagagagagaagagagagagagagagagagagagagagagagagagagagagagagagagagagagagagagagagagagagagagagagagagagagagagagagagagagagagagagagagagagagagagagagagagagagagagagagagagagagaagagagagagagagagagatagagatagatagatacagagagagagagagagagagagagagagagagagagagagagagagagagagagagagagagagagagggagaaagaaatatttgtatatacaaatatatatatatatatatatatatatatatatagagagagagagagagagagagagagagagaaattgtatatacaaatatatatataaatataataatataaatatatatatatatatatatatataaatatatatatatatatatatatatatatatatagagagagagagagagagagagagagagagagagagagagagagagagagaaagagagagagagagaggttggtgaatatatatatatatatatatatatatatatatatatatatgtatatatatttagagagagagaaacagagataaaaatttgtatatatatatgtatgtttatatatatatatatatatatatagagagagagagagagagagagacaaagatttgtgtatatatatatgtatatatatatatatatatatatatacacacacgtgtgtgtgtgtgtgtgtgtgtgtgtgtacgtgtacatacacacacacacgcacacacacacacacacacacacacacacacacacacacacacacacacacacacacacacacacacacacacacacacacacacacacacacacacacacacacacacacacacacacacacactcactcactcatacatacacacatacacacacacacacacacatatatatatgtatatatatgtatgtgtgtgtatatatatatatgtatatatatgtatgtgtgtgtatatatatatatatatatatatatatatatatatatgtgtgtgtgtgtgtgtgtgtgtgtgtgtgtgtgtgtgtgtgtgtatgagtatttatgtatatatatatatatatatatatatatatatatatatatattcaatcagttatatgctaatatatagttagatagatagatagagtacatttagatagtaagatagatagagaggttggtagacatatatgcagacacacacacatacacgcatacacacacacacacacacacacacacacacacacacacacacacacacacacacacacatatatatatatatatatatatatatacacacacacatacacatacatatatatgtatatatatacacatatatatatatatatgcatgcgtgtgtgtgtgtgtgtgtgtgtgtgtgtgtgtgtgtgtgtgtgtgtgtgtgtgtgtgtgtgtgtgtgtaaatatatatataaactgtatttgtgtatatatgtatatatatatatacgtatatatatacatatacatacacacacacacacacacacacacatatatatatatatatatatatatatatacgtatgtatagagagagagagagagagagagagagagagagagagagagagagagagagagagagagagagagagagagaggagagagagagagggagggagggagggagggagggaggtccagGAACGTAATATAACTCACTCTTGCCGTCCTCTTTGCCAAGCTACTCACGGAGCCCAGATGCCGCCCCACAGCCACGCGCACCTTACATCCCAAACGACATCGAGGAGCTCTTTGACTTCGTTACCTCCGTCAAGGCATCCTGCCACAAACCGCTGACCGTCGACGGCAGTGCATATCGGGAAGGAGAAAACCGCTCGGTGAGGATGGAAGTTGTAGaggttatatatgtattcttagtaACATGTAATAGGGGAACACACACGCAGTTATGTCACTTTTACAAAAATTCTTGTCATATAACGAAATGAAGTGTAAAGCGCATGTTAGTACGCAAtgcttttatacaatatattcagtttattaatttatttctgcCACAGCTCTCAGGACATGAAGGTACATACATCTGCTTGGATGGTCTGCCGAAGACCCCAGACACATGCAGACTCTATGCATTTGGCGTTAATAGGGAAGACATTAAGTTTGAAATGGAGGTAAGTTAATTTAATTTACTATTCTAGTTGCTCGAAGAAACACAGTTTGTGATGTAGGATTTAGCAGACATATGAATAGACTTACGAAGATGATATCTTCCGTGAAATTAAACTGAAATACAAACCATGATCGCCAATATAATAATACCCCAGTCTCACAGGTGCAGATCTAAGTGTctgcaatatttctttttttgttttctttagatGGGGAAGCGTGGCTGCCGGGCCCACATAATTACGCCTCTGACGGAATACAGCTACTCTAAGCTGGGTGTCAATACCTACCTGTACCCACTTCAGCTGACGAATGCGACTGGTTTAGGATTTTACACGCTGGATAGTTTCATGAATCTTCTAAACCATATGGTaagtcttctttccttttcttctgcataTGAAATATCTCACTGTGTATGGCGCACACTCAGTCCCTCTGTACTGTGTACCAGTTCATATAATACAAATGTGATGAAAGATAAGtaaccccttcctcttttctttgatAAGTGGAAACCCATCCACTACGTGAAGACTACCCTGGCCGGGACGGAGTGGACCTTGCTCTTTAACCTCTTTACCTCCAGCTACCAGGCCTATTTTAACGTCAAGCAGgtaaataaatgttttatttgCAAGCGATTAACTCCTCTGTATCgagtcaaaatattttttgacAATAATGTCGTATACGTAAATCCTCGTTGTCCACGTAGCATATCCTATCCAGGGAAAGTTttttaaagaaagataaaaagtaatcTTCCAATACCAGGTTCGACTTTTGCTCCATCTCCCTCCTGCCACCGATGAAAATCTCCAAAGACTCACTGACATGTACCGGATGTTGATCGGCCTCGAGTACTACGGCTTCAAGTTGGTTTACTCACGCCCACTGCCCGACACGCAGTACTATCATGCTTACTTCGAACGTCATCTCTACACCAAGTATGAAACAGTGTGGATTCGGCGTTGAATAGTGTTGTTGAGGACACTGAAAACAATATTAGACGTTAAACAAAAATACGATTTCGAGGGCACAGAACTTGTAAAAAGCTAtttaaaaggaagataataatgacaaagaaacaaataaaaactaattTGTTGTCAGGAGTCATAACGTGACTAATCAAATGGTGCAGTTCATGGTAAGCCGTGCCTACATAGACTTTAATCTTACGTAGAATATAATGGTGCTTTGTGTGTCTTGCCTTAAACGTGAAACTtacttttttttgcattatttgttTCCATGTATCTTTTAATAAATTATTTACATGTTTTGAATGAATACTGTTATTTGCAGTATTAAATGCTTAAATATTATTTGGTTTACATTTATtttatgcgtatgtatgaatatgttcatTTTATGTAGTCATCACAAATAATTTTTGCATAGTTACTGACGTTTGTACTTCCTATTTACAGTTAAATACATATTTCATTGTGAATAATAATTCTTTTACTGCTGCGTTTGTCAATCACTTGTACAAATACTGGCAGTGTCATAGCTAGGTATCTGTGAACGGGACGACAGGTGGGAGTACACTGAGTAAAAAGGGGACACTAGCCTAGCGGAACTAAGGGGCATTACATTTACGATACAATATGAGGATTTTAGGATATATTCCATGGTGAAATCAATGACGACTTTTAAGGCTTTATGCAGTCGCTGACGTctttatagaaatagataaaataatatgcAGAAAGGGGTACCTAGGACGATGTTTGGGGGACCAGACTTTtcctgtatatgtacatgtatgtatgtatatgtatatatatatatatatatatatatgtatatgtatatatatatacatatatatatgtatatatatatatatatatatatatatatatatatatatatatatatatatatatgaatgtgtgtgtgtgtgtgtgtgtgttcgcgtgtgtgtgtgttcgtgtgtgtgtgtgtgtgtgtgtgtgtgtgtgtgtttgtgtgtgtgtgtgtgtgtgtgtgtgtgtgtgtgtgtgtatgtgtgtgtgtgtgtgtgtgtgtgtgtgtgtgtgtgtgtgtgtgagtgagtgagtgagtgagtgagtgagagtgtatgtgtgtgtgtgtgtgtgtgtgtgtgtgagtgtgtgtgtgtgtgtgtgtgtgtgtgagtgagtgagtgagtgagtgagtgagtgagtgagtgtgtgtgtgtgtgtgtgtgtatgtgtgtgtgtgtgtgttcgcgtgtgtgtgtgtgttcgtgtgtgtgtgtgtgtgtgtgtgtgtgtgtgtgtgtgtgtgtgtgtgtgtgcgcgcgtgtgtgtgagtgagtgagtgtaaagCCCATTTCAACACACACCAAATCCCTCCCTAGAGATGCTCTTGAGCTTTTCGTATAACCCTTATGGCTACAGGCCTCCCTTGTGGCCACACATGCGAGACACCTCCCATTACTCTATTATTGCCATATATATGCCACtattatcttatacatatatctaaatgcaATAACACTGCTTCCTACATACCAAGCCTATTACCCAGCACATCAACGGATGCGACGTCCGCAGGTCTTTCGCCTTGTGACGTCGCTCTGTTTACCCAAACACATTCTTATTATTCTACTTCCTAGTACATTGCAATCCTTTGCTAATTCCCATTGTAAAcctgtataaaagagggtcgcctgcgagcgacattcAGACAGCCCATAGCATCCTGACCAGACAAATTCGCTGTCAGTCTGCTGTACCATTCTTTCCGTAATAAACTGCTGCAACTGGCCAAGGAGACTGCTACACCTTCACCACTACCCAAACTTAACGCATCGTGCCAGACTTTGTCTGCTCTCTACCGCTCTTCGGCCTCGttgcagtgtatgtgtgtgtgtgtacataaatacttacatacatacatacatatatatatatatatatatatatacatatacacataaatacatatatttcatacgtatatatatatatatatataaacatacatatacacatatatttcatatgtatatatataaacatatatatatatatgcatatatatatatatatatatatataaatatatatatgtgtgtgtgtgtgtgtatatatatatgtgtacatatataatgtatacacaaatatatacatacacacacatatacacgtatatatatatatatatatatatatatatatatatacatacagaatcttttctatatataatgGTCATAATCtctatacatacccacacaaacacatacacacacacacacacacacacacacacacacacacacacatatatatatatatatgtatatatacacttgcatacagacatacacacacacacacacacacacacacacacacacacacacacacacatatatatatatatatatacatatacatatttacatatatgtattcatacacacacacacacacacacacacacacacacacacatatatatatatatatatatatatatatatatatatattgtgtgtgtgtgtgagtgtgtgtatctatctatatatctatctttatacacacacacacacatacacacacacacacacacacacacatatatatatatatatatatatatatatatatatatatccacacacacctatatacatacacacacacatagaaagggaCTCAGCTGCAATGATGCATTACTAACGTTGGTGCATGAAAAGCAGTCTGGTTTAGACAAGCATCATGAATCAAGGCTTGTCCCTCTGGATTTTAGTGCATCTTTTG is part of the Penaeus chinensis breed Huanghai No. 1 chromosome 35, ASM1920278v2, whole genome shotgun sequence genome and harbors:
- the LOC125044161 gene encoding uncharacterized protein LOC125044161 codes for the protein MSAFLEYRFFWREVVAAVDAVIFTDIYKLMLFSPVQLELPTQPETYPVSSDVSSGPEVHMSAPTPCLQGRYCGSCLAAVAAEEEPISSDAAAAAVMLRGEGATFDELKWEKEDSLANGARGKRSSSRSNAKHRAVFAVLFCLLLAYSAYATLLLYSYSRSPDAAPQPRAPYIPNDIEELFDFVTSVKASCHKPLTVDGSAYREGENRSLSGHEGTYICLDGLPKTPDTCRLYAFGVNREDIKFEMEMGKRGCRAHIITPLTEYSYSKLGVNTYLYPLQLTNATGLGFYTLDSFMNLLNHMWKPIHYVKTTLAGTEWTLLFNLFTSSYQAYFNVKQVRLLLHLPPATDENLQRLTDMYRMLIGLEYYGFKLVYSRPLPDTQYYHAYFERHLYTKYETVWIRR